From the Prunus dulcis chromosome 4, ALMONDv2, whole genome shotgun sequence genome, one window contains:
- the LOC117623746 gene encoding pentatricopeptide repeat-containing protein At3g24000, mitochondrial, whose product MYSKFGRIGYARYIFDNIPERNEASWNTMMSGYVRVGLYPESIGFFSGMIGRGYKPSGFVIASLITACDKSACMFNEGLQVHAFVVKIGLLCDVFVGTSLLHFYGTYGLVSKSRKLFEEMPDKNVVTWTSLIVGHSNNGDLGEVMSIYKRMRLEGVCCNDNTFAIVISTCGMLEDELLGHQVLGHVMKLGLENSVSVANSLISMYGGCGNVDEAFYVFDHMGERDIISWNSIISASAQNGLCEESLRCFHYMRHVNKEVNSTTLSSLLTVCGSTDKLKWGSGIHGLVVKFGLESNVCVGNTLISMYSEAGRSEDAELVFQRMTEKDIISWNSMLACYVQNEECQKALKLFAKMLRMRKPVNYVTLTSALSACPNPEFLIQGKILHAIAVLTDLQDNVIIGNALVTMYGKFSMMVEAEKVLQIMPKRDEVTWNALIGGYAESKDPNEVIKAFKLMREEGTPANYITIINVLGGFMTPGDLLKHGMPFHAHIVLTGFESDKHVQSTLITMYAKCGDLNSSNSIFNGLDFKNSIAWNAIIAANANHGLEKALKLLVMMKKAGVDLDQFSFSVALSVSADLAMLDEGQQLHGLVVKLGFDSDHYVTNAAMDMYGKCGEMEDVLKLLPSPTKRSRLSWNILISSFAKHGCFQKAREAFHEMLNLGTKPDHVTFVSLLSACSHGGLVDDGLAYYYAMTTEFGVPPGIEHCVCIIDLLGRSGRLAEAENFIKGMVVQPNDLVWRSLLAACKIHRNVELGRKAAEHLLELDPSDDSAYVLLSNVCATTGRWEEVENVRRQMGSRNIMKKPACSWVKLKTEVNKFGMGEQSHPQTGQIYAKLGELMKMIREAGYVPDTSYALQDTDEEQKEHNLWNHSERIALAFGLINTPKGSPVKVFKNLRVCGDCHSVYKHVSAAVGRKIILRDPYRFHHFSDGKCSCSDYW is encoded by the coding sequence ATGTACTCTAAGTTTGGTCGTATAGGGTATGCGCGCTATATATTTGATAATATTCCGGAGAGAAATGAAGCTTCTTGGAACACGATGATGTCGGGTTATGTACGAGTAGGTTTGTACCCCGAATcgattggatttttttctGGAATGATTGGCCGCGGGTATAAGCCAAGTGGTTTTGTCATTGCTAGTTTGATAACTGCGTGTGATAAGTCGGCTTGTATGTTTAATGAAGGATTGCAAGTTCATGCTTTTGTAGTTAAAATTGGTTTGTTATGTGATGTCTTTGTTGGTACTTCGCTTTTGCACTTTTATGGCACCTATGGTCTTGTGTCTAAATCCCGGAAGCTCTTTGAGGAGATGCCGGATAAGAATGTGGTTACTTGGACTTCTTTGATTGTTGGACATTCAAATAATGGAGATTTGGGAGAAGTTATGAGTATATATAAGCGTATGAGACTTGAAGGAGTATGTTGCAATGATAACACATTTGCTATAGTCATTAGTACTTGTGGGATGCTGGAGGATGAGCTATTGGGTCACCAAGTTCTTGGACATGTTATGAAACTTGGACTAGAGAATAGTGTCTCTGTGGCAAACTCCCTCATATCCATGTATGGTGGCTGTGGTAATGTGGACGAGGCCTTCTATGTCTTTGATCACATGGGTGAACGTGACATAATCTCATGGAATTCAATTATTTCTGCAAGTGCGCAAAATGGGCTTTGTGAAGAATCATTAAGGTGTTTTCACTATATGCGGCATGTTAATAAAGAGGTGAATTCCACAACACTTTCATCATTGTTGACAGTCTGTGGTTCCACTGATAAACTGAAGTGGGGCAGTGGAATTCATGGACTAGTAGTAAAATTTGGGCTGGAATCAAATGTTTGTGTTGGCAATACTCTTATAAGTATGTATTCTGAAGCTGGAAGATCAGAAGATGCTGAGTTAGTTTTCCAAAGAATGACAGAGAAGGATATAATCTCATGGAACTCTATGTTAGCATGCTATGTTCAGAATGAGGAGTGCCAAAAAGCCTTGAAACTTTTTGCTAAAATGCTTCGGATGAGAAAACCAGTAAATTATGTGACTTTAACAAGTGCACTATCTGCCTGTCCGAACCCTGAATTTCTCATTCAAGGCAAAATTCTTCATGCTATTGCAGTCCTTACAGACCTACAAGACAATGTGATAATTGGCAATGCACTAGTTACCATGTACGGAAAGTTTAGTATGATGGTTGAAGCTGAAAAGGTATTGCAAATAATGCCCAAGCGAGATGAAGTTACTTGGAATGCCCTTATTGGTGGTTATGCCGAGAGCAAAGATCCAAATGAGGTGATAAAAGCTTTTAAATTAATGAGAGAAGAAGGAACTCCAGCAAACTACATCACAATAATCAATGTTCTTGGTGGTTTTATGACTCCTGGTGATTTACTAAAACATGGAATGCCCTTCCATGCGCATATAGTTCTAACAGGATTTGAGTCAGACAAGCATGTTCAGAGTACCCTTATAACAATGTATGCTAAGTGTGGTGATTTGAATTCAAGTAATTCCATATTCAATGGATTAGATTTTAAGAACTCCATTGCATGGAATGCAATCATTGCTGCAAATGCTAATCATGGCTTAGAGAAAGCTTTGAAACTTCTTGTGATGATGAAGAAAGCTGGAGTAGACTTAGATCAGTTCAGCTTTTCAGTGGCACTTTCTGTTAGTGCTGACCTGGCTATGTTGGATGAAGGCCAGCAGCTTCATGGCCTGGTAGTTAAGCTTGGTTTTGACTCGGACCATTATGTTACAAATGCTGCCATGGATATGTATGGAAAATGTGGGGAGATGGAGGATGTTTTGAAATTACTTCCCTCACCAACCAAAAGATCACGATTATCATGGAACATTTTGATATCATCTTTTGCCAAACATGGGTGTTTCCAGAAGGCTAGGGAAGCTTTTCATGAAATGCTAAATCTTGGTACAAAACCTGACCATGTCACCTTTGTTTCACTTCTGTCTGCTTGCAGTCATGGGGGTCTGGTGGATGATGGTCTTGCATACTATTATGCAATGACCACAGAGTTTGGTGTCCCACCAGGAATAGAGCATTGTGTGTGCATAATTGATCTTCTTGGACGATCAGGAAGGCTTGCTGAAGctgaaaatttcataaaaggAATGGTTGTCCAGCCAAATGACCTTGTGTGGCGGAGCTTGTTGGCTGCATGTAAAATCCATCGTAATGTAGAGCTAGGGAGGAAAGCGGCAGAACATCTTCTGGAGTTAGATCCATCAGATGATTCGGCTTATGTTCTTTTGTCAAATGTCTGTGCAACTACCGGTAGATGGGAGGAAGTAGAGAATGTAAGGAGGCAGATGGGATCGAGAAACATAATGAAGAAGCCTGCATGCAGTTGGGTCAAGTTGAAAACTGAGGTGAATAAATTTGGGATGGGAGAGCAATCCCATCCACAGACAGGGCAGATTTATGCCAAGTTGGGAGAGCTTATGAAGATGATTAGAGAAGCAGGTTATGTTCCTGATACAAGCTATGCACTGCAGGATACAGATGAAGAACAGAAGGAGCATAATCTTTGGAACCATAGTGAGAGAATTGCCCTTGCTTTCGGATTGATCAATACTCCAAAAGGTTCACCTGTTAAGGTTTTCAAGAATCTTCGTGTATGTGGTGATTGTCATTCTGTCTACAAGCATGTTAGTGCAGCAGTTGGGCGGAAAATCATACTGAGAGATCCTTACCGGTTTCACCATTTCAGTGACGGCAAGTGTTCTTGTTCTGATTACTGGTGA